In Tenrec ecaudatus isolate mTenEca1 chromosome 4, mTenEca1.hap1, whole genome shotgun sequence, a single window of DNA contains:
- the LOC142446895 gene encoding olfactory receptor 51F1-like: MLQLQENIKILNNLTSPFPTFLLTGIPGLESVQAWFSIPFCCLYAIAILGNSMILFVIITQKSLHEPMYYFLSMLSATDLGLTVSTMSTTLSVLWFDANQINLDNCIIQMFFLHGFTVTETGVLVAMAFDRYVAICNPLRYNTILTNLRIIQMGLLIITRAIVLVVPVLLLLKHLSFCRANDLSHSYCYHPDVIKLACSDTRPNSIFGLIGLILTTGIDTPCIILSYIMIIHSVLGIASPEGRHKAFSTCVSHIGAVAIFYIPMASLSLVHRYGRSAPRIAHSMMANIYLILPPVLNPIIYSVKTKQIRKAILHLLQAK; the protein is encoded by the coding sequence ATGCTACAGCTCCAGGAGAACATCAAGATCCTAAACAACTTGACATCTCCATTTCCAACCTTCTTGCTGACTGGCATTCCTGGCTTAGAGTCTGTCCAAGCCTGGTTCTCCATCCCATTCTGTTGTCTCTACGCCATTGCCATCTTGGGGAACAGCATGATCCTGTTTGTCATCATCACCCAGAAGAGTCTCCATGAGCCCATGTACTATTTCCTCTCCATGCTGTCGGCTACTGACCTGGGCCTCACAGTTTCTACGATGTCAACAACATTATCCGTTCTGTGGTTTGATGCAAACCAAATCAATTTGGATAATTGCATTATCCAGATGTTTTTCCTTCATGGATTCACTGTCACAGAAACTGGTGTGCTTGTGGCTATGGCCTTCGACCGCTATGTGGCAATTTGTAACCCTCTGAGGTACAACACCATCCTCACTAATCTCAGAATCATTCAGATGGGTCTCTTGATTATTACACGAGCTATTGTTTTAGTAGTACCAGTACTCTTGTTGCTTAAACATCTCTCTTTCTGTAGAGCTAATGATCTTTCCCATTCCTATTGTTACCATCCAGATGTTATCAAACTAGCATGTTCAGATACCAGGCCCAATAGCATCTTTGGATTAATTGGTCTTATCCTGACCACAGGAATAGATACTCCATGCATTATCCTGTCTTACATCATGATTATTCACTCTGTCTTGGGCATTGCCTCTCCTGAAGGACGACACAAGGCTTTTAGTACCTGTGTTTCCCATATAGGCGCAGTTGCCATTTTCTATATCCCCATGGCAAGTCTGTCCTTGGTGCATCGTTATGGTAGGTCAGCTCCTAGAATAGCCCATTCGATGATGGCCAATATATATCTTATTTTACCCCCTGTGCTCAATCCCATCATCTATAGTGTTAAAACCAAACAAATACGCAAGGCTATACTCCATCTGCTTCAGGCAAAATAG